Proteins encoded within one genomic window of Rubripirellula tenax:
- a CDS encoding TIGR03009 domain-containing protein: MMRRTLATGLAILMAASAANAQQPAGTPSYAQRPLDQGIEGNFGNANQPAARVAAAPAAAAAPQQPFPPLSVEAQSQLQQVLLAWQKQSQGTKTLECKFTRWHFDMFAAPAGLHATRADGVLKYAAPDRGLFRVDQLVFFAGIDGDKPHYKPQNGQFGEHWVCNGQQLIEMDRSKQECRIQDLPPEMQGKNIISSPLPFVFNLDATQIQQRYWIRQVDAGTPGIVLIEAWPKRQEDRAQYKLVQIALEANTFLPQALKMYAPNFDLKTAPKWDQYEFTDVKRNTIGAALGVFMNNFVPEKPPSSWKIMRDKFVAPVDPPMQQATNPHGDAVR, encoded by the coding sequence ATGATGCGACGAACCCTTGCTACCGGATTGGCGATTTTGATGGCGGCCAGTGCCGCTAACGCGCAGCAACCCGCTGGGACACCCAGCTATGCCCAGCGTCCACTCGATCAAGGCATCGAAGGAAACTTCGGCAATGCCAACCAACCCGCGGCACGCGTTGCCGCCGCACCGGCGGCGGCCGCAGCCCCCCAACAACCGTTTCCTCCACTTTCAGTGGAAGCCCAATCTCAATTGCAACAAGTGTTGCTGGCTTGGCAAAAACAAAGCCAAGGCACCAAGACGCTCGAGTGTAAATTCACGCGTTGGCACTTCGATATGTTCGCCGCGCCAGCCGGTTTGCACGCAACGAGGGCCGACGGAGTCTTGAAGTATGCGGCGCCCGACCGTGGACTCTTTCGCGTCGATCAACTGGTGTTCTTTGCCGGCATCGATGGCGACAAGCCTCACTACAAACCACAAAATGGCCAATTCGGTGAACACTGGGTCTGCAACGGTCAACAATTGATCGAAATGGATCGCAGCAAACAAGAATGCCGAATTCAAGACCTGCCGCCGGAAATGCAGGGCAAGAACATCATCAGCAGCCCGCTGCCGTTCGTGTTCAATCTGGATGCCACTCAAATTCAACAGCGATACTGGATTCGCCAAGTCGACGCGGGAACACCCGGCATCGTCTTGATCGAAGCCTGGCCGAAACGCCAAGAAGATCGCGCCCAGTACAAATTGGTTCAGATCGCGTTGGAAGCAAACACCTTTTTGCCGCAAGCGTTGAAGATGTACGCTCCGAACTTCGATCTGAAAACGGCTCCGAAATGGGATCAGTACGAATTCACCGATGTCAAGCGAAACACCATTGGTGCCGCGTTGGGCGTGTTCATGAACAACTTTGTCCCCGAAAAGCCGCCATCGAGCTGGAAGATCATGCGTGACAAGTTCGTCGCGCCCGTCGATCCGCCGATGCAACAAGCGACCAACCCCCATGGGGACGCGGTTCGCTAG
- a CDS encoding FmdB family zinc ribbon protein has translation MPTYDYQCDACGHAMEVFQGINDQVLKKCPECKKQKLKRLFGTGAAIVFKGSGFYQTDYRSEGYKKAAAADSKSQSSGESKSESKSESKSDSKPKSTESSAKPKKTGGDS, from the coding sequence ATGCCCACCTACGATTACCAGTGCGACGCGTGTGGTCACGCGATGGAAGTCTTTCAAGGAATCAACGATCAGGTGCTGAAAAAGTGCCCCGAGTGCAAGAAACAGAAACTCAAGCGACTGTTCGGCACCGGCGCAGCGATCGTTTTCAAGGGCAGCGGGTTCTATCAAACGGACTACCGCAGCGAAGGCTACAAGAAAGCCGCCGCGGCCGATTCCAAGAGCCAGTCCTCGGGTGAATCCAAGTCTGAGTCCAAATCCGAATCCAAAAGCGACTCGAAACCCAAGTCCACCGAGTCGTCCGCGAAGCCGAAGAAGACGGGAGGCGATTCGTAA
- a CDS encoding isochorismatase family protein, whose translation MPHLRSPHRLDPKRSALLVIDIQEKLVPAIRSADNVIRTTVRLIETANLLGVPTAATVQYPKGLGGLVGELAERLPPPEEKLDFSAAVCRGALDAWTADGRDQILVVGIETHICVLQTVLDLLAEGLRVYVVAEAVAARHGRDHEVAIDRMVDCGAVIVTAESVMFEWCGTADRPEFKQISKWVKS comes from the coding sequence ATGCCGCATCTCCGCTCACCCCACCGACTCGATCCCAAGCGATCGGCTTTGTTGGTCATCGACATCCAAGAGAAGTTGGTGCCGGCGATTCGCAGCGCGGACAACGTGATTCGCACCACCGTCCGATTGATCGAGACAGCGAATCTTTTGGGAGTGCCCACAGCCGCGACGGTTCAGTATCCCAAGGGACTCGGCGGTTTGGTTGGCGAGCTTGCCGAACGGCTGCCGCCACCGGAAGAGAAACTTGATTTCTCAGCGGCCGTGTGCCGCGGCGCGCTTGATGCTTGGACGGCCGATGGCCGCGACCAAATTTTAGTCGTCGGCATCGAAACTCACATTTGCGTGCTGCAAACGGTGTTGGACTTGTTGGCCGAAGGCTTGCGAGTTTACGTCGTCGCCGAAGCCGTTGCGGCGCGGCATGGTCGGGATCACGAAGTCGCGATCGACCGAATGGTGGATTGCGGCGCGGTGATCGTGACGGCCGAGTCGGTCATGTTCGAATGGTGCGGGACGGCCGATCGGCCCGAGTTCAAGCAGATCAGCAAGTGGGTCAAATCGTAA
- a CDS encoding M28 family peptidase: protein MNGFFASCMAAPLTMIGLIFASDWGTESAIGQELLSTVEAPTELDPAAQRLELLRADIAYLSSEELRGRSVADDTILLAADYVADRMTKIGLDTTVMDGTPFQPVSIPLGAEAGAADANRLVIRVGEADEALIAGLNDGLSPMAVGSTTGQLTGPIAFVGYGITAPRLNYDDYAGVDVRGATVIVIRKEPQMADPNSPFDGTRNSRHAFFATKIKNAINHGASAMIIVNDPVSIAQNVKDQKNRIKAERGRIQSIQEQLDALPAEAVNNRDTLQTKIEGVELMIESMTEELASIGRGVLGIADAGERTETDAAGGAITSIPVVSVARDTIDRLLSRTTGRSLAEMETAIDDDLTPQSRRLPGVSATLAVELKSSNRESPNVIGVIDGHGELANETVVIGAHYDHVGMGGVGSLAPGTIAVHNGADDNASGTATLLATAGEMVRRLAMIDSHRRIVFIAFTGEERGLLGSKYYVRHPRFSLESTVAMINLDMVGRVRDNELTVYGTGTADVIDEIVEGANRETKFDLFKVASGYGPSDHQSFYEVGIPVLFFFTGLHNDYHRPSDDFDKIDFGGMTRITDITSNSLFELAIRGARPRYAATDRSVQIRRQMTAFLGVSLSDRGDQVTISGVTAGGPAEQGGFRIGDRLISIAGKRIFRTSDVLARLRDLSPGDEAKIEFVREGRVMVLKPRLAARPEG from the coding sequence TTGAACGGATTTTTTGCAAGCTGCATGGCCGCACCGTTGACCATGATCGGCTTGATCTTTGCAAGCGATTGGGGCACCGAATCGGCAATCGGCCAAGAATTGCTATCGACGGTCGAGGCCCCCACCGAACTGGATCCGGCGGCACAACGATTGGAATTGCTGCGCGCCGACATCGCGTATCTTTCCAGCGAAGAGCTTCGTGGTCGTAGCGTTGCCGACGACACCATCTTGCTGGCCGCAGACTACGTTGCCGATCGAATGACCAAGATCGGACTCGATACCACGGTGATGGACGGCACTCCGTTTCAGCCCGTGTCGATTCCTTTGGGCGCCGAGGCGGGTGCCGCCGACGCGAACCGATTGGTGATTCGAGTCGGCGAAGCAGATGAAGCCTTGATTGCCGGGTTGAATGATGGACTGTCACCGATGGCCGTCGGTTCCACGACGGGCCAGTTGACCGGACCGATCGCGTTTGTGGGCTATGGCATCACCGCGCCGAGACTGAACTACGACGACTATGCCGGCGTTGATGTACGCGGTGCAACCGTCATCGTGATTCGCAAAGAACCTCAAATGGCTGACCCCAACAGCCCGTTTGATGGGACTCGCAACAGCCGTCATGCCTTCTTTGCAACCAAGATCAAGAACGCGATCAATCACGGCGCCAGCGCCATGATTATCGTCAACGATCCGGTCAGCATCGCGCAGAACGTCAAAGACCAAAAAAACCGAATCAAAGCCGAACGTGGTCGGATCCAATCGATCCAAGAACAACTGGATGCTTTGCCTGCCGAAGCCGTCAACAATCGCGATACGTTGCAGACAAAGATCGAAGGCGTTGAGTTGATGATCGAGTCCATGACCGAAGAATTGGCCAGCATCGGGCGAGGCGTGTTGGGCATCGCCGATGCGGGTGAACGAACCGAAACCGATGCCGCCGGTGGTGCGATCACTTCGATCCCCGTCGTCTCGGTCGCCCGCGACACGATCGATCGATTGCTCTCGCGCACGACGGGTCGGTCGCTGGCCGAAATGGAAACCGCCATCGATGACGACTTGACGCCTCAAAGCAGACGTCTTCCCGGCGTTTCGGCAACGCTTGCGGTCGAATTGAAATCGTCAAACCGCGAATCGCCCAACGTCATCGGCGTGATCGATGGACACGGCGAATTGGCGAACGAAACCGTGGTCATCGGGGCTCACTACGATCACGTCGGGATGGGCGGTGTGGGCTCGTTAGCGCCCGGCACCATCGCCGTTCATAACGGAGCCGACGACAACGCGTCCGGCACGGCAACGTTGCTAGCAACCGCAGGCGAAATGGTTCGCCGATTGGCGATGATCGACTCGCATCGCCGAATCGTCTTCATTGCGTTCACGGGCGAAGAACGTGGGCTCCTGGGCAGCAAGTACTACGTCCGTCATCCGCGTTTTTCGCTCGAATCGACCGTGGCGATGATCAACTTGGACATGGTCGGCCGCGTGCGTGACAATGAATTGACCGTCTATGGCACCGGCACGGCGGACGTGATCGACGAAATCGTGGAAGGTGCGAACCGAGAAACGAAGTTTGATCTGTTCAAAGTCGCTTCGGGATATGGCCCCAGCGATCACCAATCGTTTTACGAAGTCGGTATTCCTGTGCTGTTCTTTTTCACGGGCCTGCACAACGATTATCATCGACCATCGGACGATTTTGACAAAATCGATTTTGGTGGCATGACCCGCATAACCGATATAACTTCTAACTCGTTGTTCGAGTTAGCCATTCGCGGCGCGCGGCCCCGTTATGCGGCGACCGATCGAAGCGTTCAAATTCGCCGGCAAATGACGGCCTTTTTGGGAGTTTCGCTATCGGACCGCGGTGATCAAGTCACCATATCGGGCGTGACGGCGGGTGGACCAGCCGAACAGGGAGGATTTCGCATCGGAGATCGACTGATCTCGATTGCGGGCAAACGCATTTTCCGAACATCCGATGTTCTGGCTCGACTTCGTGACCTCTCACCAGGCGACGAAGCCAAGATTGAATTTGTCCGCGAAGGTCGAGTGATGGTCTTGAAACCGCGACTTGCGGCTCGGCCCGAGGGCTGA
- a CDS encoding OmpH family outer membrane protein, with protein sequence MTPSLATAQEAGHRVAVVDVAFIFKNHPGIKAQVAAVENDLKSYGGEMQKKQEELKAAAEQIKSFKPGSTEYSQQEERVAGLESKLRLDMARKKKELADAEARIYFDNYQKIADGVKFLAQHYKINLVLRYNSENMDLEEGQSVIRGVMKNVVYHDDDLDMTKGVMQYLDKYSVAGNGAAAPTNR encoded by the coding sequence ATGACCCCCAGCTTGGCAACTGCGCAAGAAGCGGGGCATCGTGTCGCGGTGGTCGACGTCGCTTTCATCTTCAAAAATCACCCGGGCATCAAAGCTCAGGTAGCCGCGGTCGAAAACGACCTGAAGAGCTACGGCGGTGAGATGCAGAAGAAACAGGAAGAACTGAAGGCCGCAGCGGAACAGATCAAATCCTTCAAGCCGGGTTCGACCGAATACTCGCAACAAGAAGAGCGAGTTGCCGGATTGGAGTCGAAGCTGCGACTCGACATGGCCCGCAAGAAAAAAGAGCTCGCCGACGCGGAAGCTCGCATCTACTTCGACAACTATCAGAAGATCGCTGATGGTGTGAAGTTCTTGGCCCAACACTACAAGATCAACCTTGTGCTGCGTTACAACAGCGAAAACATGGACTTGGAAGAAGGCCAATCCGTCATCCGTGGCGTCATGAAAAACGTTGTCTACCACGACGACGACTTGGACATGACCAAGGGTGTGATGCAGTACTTAGACAAGTACTCCGTTGCCGGCAACGGCGCCGCGGCTCCAACAAACCGCTAA